Part of the Candidatus Zixiibacteriota bacterium genome is shown below.
ATTGAAAGGATGTTGTTTTCGATTGTAACATCCACATCCTCCTTTTTCATCCCGGGAATTTCAGCTTCGAAAACCAGGGAATCTGTGTTTTCGTGAACATTAACGCGCGGATACCATGATGATCTCCGGGTAATCTCCGGATTTGAGAACATCCGTCTTGGTACTAGCGAGAACATGTTCTCGAAATCTTCATTGAAGAACTCATCCCAGAAGTTCTTCGTTTTAGTTGGTTGTCGTTTGATTATACTTGTCATAGTGAACCTCCG
Proteins encoded:
- a CDS encoding Hsp20/alpha crystallin family protein → RRFTMTSIIKRQPTKTKNFWDEFFNEDFENMFSLVPRRMFSNPEITRRSSWYPRVNVHENTDSLVFEAEIPGMKKEDVDVTIENNILSIKGELKFEKDDESKNYHRIERYYGSFDRAFTLPNNVKVEDASADFADGVLTISLPKKSEAKPRKITIGKGHNTKDDESSV